In one Neobacillus sp. CF12 genomic region, the following are encoded:
- a CDS encoding carbonate dehydratase, giving the protein MWNHQGYQNWPLNLYSYYVGYNPPTSVNPYARFPNIHSQAFLSPFTYVVGDVTIQKNTYVGPFVSIRADEGTPFFIGSNSNLQDGVILHGLKNKYFEMNNKHYSIYLGNRVSCAHGSLIHGPCRVDDNVFIGFKAIVYNAIVGEGSFISSGAVVTNGVVLKPNSFVPPGANIDTHEKANVLATVPKTEEEFAKAVQRVNAEFPAAYSLYFGKNKCSCGLAC; this is encoded by the coding sequence TTGTGGAATCATCAAGGGTATCAGAATTGGCCGCTAAATCTATATAGTTACTATGTGGGCTATAATCCGCCAACTTCGGTAAATCCTTATGCCAGGTTTCCGAATATTCATAGTCAGGCATTCCTAAGTCCTTTTACGTATGTGGTAGGAGATGTGACGATTCAGAAAAATACGTATGTAGGTCCATTTGTTAGTATCCGTGCCGATGAGGGGACTCCGTTTTTTATTGGCAGTAATAGTAATCTTCAGGATGGTGTGATTTTACATGGCTTAAAAAATAAGTATTTTGAAATGAACAACAAACATTACTCTATATATTTAGGGAATCGGGTTTCTTGTGCGCATGGGTCCTTGATACATGGACCATGCAGGGTGGATGACAATGTTTTTATTGGTTTTAAAGCAATTGTATATAATGCAATTGTTGGGGAAGGAAGTTTTATTTCCTCCGGTGCAGTGGTTACAAATGGAGTGGTACTGAAACCAAATAGCTTTGTGCCACCTGGTGCAAACATTGATACACATGAAAAAGCCAATGTTTTAGCCACTGTACCTAAAACAGAGGAAGAGTTTGCGAAAGCGGTACAGCGTGTGAATGCAGAATTCCCTGCAGCATATTCCTTGTATTTTGGGAAAAATAAGTGTTCGTGCGGTCTAGCTTGTTAG
- a CDS encoding LLM class flavin-dependent oxidoreductase, producing MGTINIPVSVLNLAPIRQGKSSKEAIDEMTALAQATEKMGYQRYWIAEHHNTPTLVSSATPILIKHTLEHTNTIKVGSGGIMLPNHSPLVVAEQFGTMATIYPNRVELGLGRAPGTDMMTANALRRSKNDSVYTFPDDVKALLTYFGPEEHQGYVRAYPGVETNVPIYILGSSTDSAYLAASLGLPYVFASHFAPKMMGEAISIYRERFQPSEYLDKPYMMVCMNVIAAETDEEARILQTTMHQFFLNVVRGSRNPLQPPVESMDGIWTPMEEEMARSMSSVTLLGSKETIRQQLTDFQDIYAVDEIMAVSYIYDPDKQIRSYEIFKEVVEGK from the coding sequence ATGGGAACTATTAATATACCTGTATCTGTCTTGAATTTAGCCCCGATTCGCCAGGGGAAGAGTTCAAAAGAAGCCATAGATGAAATGACAGCTCTTGCACAAGCAACGGAAAAAATGGGCTATCAACGATATTGGATTGCTGAGCACCATAATACTCCGACACTTGTCAGTTCAGCGACCCCGATTTTAATTAAGCATACGTTAGAGCACACGAACACAATCAAGGTAGGATCTGGCGGGATTATGCTGCCAAATCATTCGCCACTTGTGGTAGCTGAACAATTCGGTACAATGGCAACCATTTATCCGAATCGAGTAGAACTGGGACTAGGGCGTGCACCTGGTACTGATATGATGACGGCTAATGCATTGCGACGCTCAAAAAATGATTCAGTCTATACCTTTCCTGACGATGTGAAGGCATTGCTAACTTACTTTGGTCCGGAAGAGCACCAAGGATATGTGAGAGCTTATCCTGGTGTAGAAACCAATGTACCAATTTATATTCTGGGTTCCTCCACAGATTCAGCCTATCTAGCCGCAAGTTTAGGACTGCCATATGTATTTGCATCTCATTTCGCACCAAAAATGATGGGCGAAGCGATTTCCATTTATCGAGAAAGATTCCAGCCTTCTGAGTATCTAGACAAACCGTATATGATGGTATGTATGAATGTTATTGCTGCGGAAACGGATGAAGAGGCTCGAATCTTACAAACCACGATGCATCAGTTTTTCTTAAATGTTGTCCGTGGTTCACGTAATCCGTTACAGCCGCCTGTAGAAAGCATGGATGGAATTTGGACTCCGATGGAGGAAGAAATGGCTAGGTCTATGTCAAGCGTAACCTTATTGGGGAGCAAAGAAACCATCCGTCAGCAGTTGACAGATTTCCAAGACATTTATGCAGTAGATGAAATCATGGCAGTGTCCTATATCTACGATCCTGATAAACAAATACGTTCGTATGAAATATTTAAAGAAGTTGTTGAGGGAAAGTAG
- a CDS encoding cell wall hydrolase, with translation MKKLFTLLTLTATLLFASPAFAYEVKPGDTMSKIAREHQLTLQELADVNPQISNLNLIYIGQNINTIKSTMTNVSKVVEPTKNISFSDSEIDLLARLVRAEAQTEPLEGKIAVACVVLNRVESPQFPDTIKEVIYAPGQFQPVKNGEINKPADEESIQAVKAALTDQRQLAPGALFFYNPAIATSRWLDTRATTLVIGQHVFKK, from the coding sequence ATGAAAAAACTTTTTACGTTATTAACTTTGACTGCCACCCTATTATTTGCTTCCCCTGCTTTTGCTTATGAGGTTAAACCTGGTGACACGATGTCAAAAATTGCTAGGGAACATCAATTAACACTGCAAGAATTAGCCGATGTAAATCCACAAATTTCGAACCTAAATCTTATTTACATAGGACAAAACATTAATACTATTAAATCCACTATGACCAATGTATCAAAAGTAGTAGAGCCAACTAAGAATATCAGTTTCTCTGATTCTGAAATAGATTTGCTCGCTCGATTGGTTAGAGCTGAGGCACAAACGGAACCTTTAGAGGGGAAAATTGCAGTCGCATGTGTAGTACTGAACAGAGTTGAAAGTCCCCAATTCCCTGACACCATTAAGGAAGTCATTTATGCCCCTGGACAATTCCAACCGGTGAAAAATGGTGAAATCAATAAGCCTGCAGATGAGGAAAGTATTCAAGCTGTCAAAGCCGCATTAACTGATCAACGTCAATTAGCGCCAGGAGCATTATTTTTCTATAATCCTGCTATCGCCACCAGCCGTTGGCTTGATACACGAGCAACCACACTTGTCATTGGACAACATGTCTTTAAAAAATAA
- a CDS encoding DUF4030 domain-containing protein: protein MRDKLKYPKNLHMRFEDKHKQKVMEAIKNLPEENRSKGSKIIIKRWGYSTFAAIVLFLLLIGSTHVSLAMAKVTAKIPYFSYFIKQKEYSNALHGVIFEVITQNKYDISNLNVSVPDREIKIWLVGSKDEVRSMKTEVIENINSELVAQNFGKYEIEVKRGKVRQSDAMESTPEIKEYIRKSFELEEKLIDMLAKNNYHPAFPVQVRINSKEKFIYVALPKTEKRVAELKEQLNLLTKDYGKFKYKITSIDMAAREQELRWVQNGILDIIFDGLGENKAFKIEGLSYSFHPLPLQIGVRISLKSTDPEAIEIAETIENEIAEFIKTHEMTADVRNDPYEVTIYGKDEKKINKK from the coding sequence ATGAGGGATAAACTAAAATATCCGAAAAATTTACATATGCGTTTTGAAGATAAGCACAAGCAAAAAGTGATGGAGGCGATAAAAAATCTTCCTGAAGAGAATCGTAGTAAGGGAAGCAAGATCATAATAAAAAGATGGGGCTATTCAACTTTTGCAGCAATTGTATTGTTTTTGTTGTTGATAGGTTCAACCCATGTTTCTTTAGCGATGGCAAAGGTTACAGCAAAGATTCCTTACTTTAGTTATTTTATAAAGCAAAAGGAATACTCAAATGCCTTACATGGAGTCATATTTGAAGTTATAACTCAAAATAAGTATGACATTAGTAATTTAAATGTTTCAGTCCCAGACAGAGAGATTAAGATTTGGTTGGTAGGCTCAAAAGATGAAGTACGATCAATGAAAACTGAAGTGATCGAAAACATTAATAGTGAATTAGTAGCACAGAACTTTGGAAAATATGAGATTGAAGTAAAAAGAGGAAAAGTACGACAATCTGATGCAATGGAATCTACTCCAGAGATAAAGGAATATATTAGAAAGTCATTTGAGTTAGAAGAAAAGCTAATCGACATGCTTGCGAAAAATAATTACCATCCAGCCTTCCCAGTTCAAGTCCGTATAAATAGTAAGGAGAAATTTATCTATGTTGCCTTGCCAAAAACGGAAAAAAGAGTGGCTGAACTAAAAGAACAATTAAATTTACTTACCAAGGATTATGGTAAATTTAAATATAAAATTACCAGTATCGACATGGCCGCTAGGGAACAAGAACTAAGATGGGTGCAAAATGGGATTCTCGATATCATTTTTGACGGATTAGGTGAAAATAAAGCTTTTAAAATAGAAGGGCTTTCTTACTCCTTCCATCCATTGCCATTACAAATCGGAGTAAGAATATCGCTTAAGTCTACGGATCCAGAGGCAATTGAAATAGCAGAAACAATTGAAAATGAAATTGCTGAATTTATTAAAACACATGAAATGACAGCAGATGTAAGAAACGATCCATATGAGGTAACGATTTACGGTAAGGATGAGAAAAAAATTAATAAGAAATAA